A genome region from Natronosalvus rutilus includes the following:
- a CDS encoding rhodanese-like domain-containing protein, translated as MRRRTVLGAVGIASISGLSGCLGSILEDEDSPGGDATNDEGYDTESQGGQTVPLVPLEDAYEWYEADEAEFLDTRGAGQYGASHIEGAHLSTAPDGVEDDPTKEWSEDTRIVTYCGCPHSLAVLRASELLANGFENVYALDEGYNGWTDAGYPTVGESAESIPTFEIVGRSSPDHEGEYVWLSTLDESQQEISQVEADGSYELLVRFADVDEETVLSLEAPDYALEATLGELTSGVVDA; from the coding sequence ATGCGACGACGTACGGTTCTCGGTGCGGTCGGGATCGCTTCGATATCGGGTCTATCGGGCTGTCTCGGATCGATCCTCGAGGACGAGGACTCGCCTGGCGGAGACGCGACGAACGACGAGGGCTACGACACGGAATCGCAGGGCGGTCAGACTGTCCCCCTGGTCCCGCTCGAGGACGCCTACGAGTGGTACGAGGCCGACGAGGCGGAGTTCCTCGACACGCGCGGGGCGGGACAGTACGGCGCCTCGCACATCGAAGGGGCGCACCTGAGCACGGCGCCCGACGGCGTCGAGGACGACCCGACGAAGGAGTGGAGCGAGGACACCCGGATCGTCACCTACTGCGGGTGTCCGCACTCGCTGGCCGTCCTCCGGGCGAGTGAACTGCTCGCGAACGGCTTCGAGAACGTCTACGCGCTCGACGAGGGGTACAACGGGTGGACCGACGCGGGCTATCCGACCGTGGGTGAGAGCGCCGAGTCCATCCCGACTTTCGAGATCGTCGGTCGGTCCTCGCCGGACCACGAGGGCGAGTACGTCTGGCTCTCGACGCTCGACGAATCCCAGCAGGAGATCTCGCAGGTCGAGGCCGACGGCTCCTACGAACTCCTCGTCCGCTTTGCTGACGTCGACGAGGAGACCGTCCTGTCGCTCGAGGCACCGGACTACGCGCTCGAGGCGACCCTCGGCGAGTTGACGAGCGGCGTCGTGGACGCCTGA
- the hjc gene encoding Holliday junction resolvase Hjc: protein MSQAKGDRRERELVNLLDEAGFAVMRAPASGSATERELPDVLAGDGETFYAIEAKSSAGNPIYLTGEEVEALIYFAQNFGAKPRIGVRFDREDWYFFHPGDLHVTDGGNYRVKKETAVAEGTDFDEFVGRSQKVTLGEVGDATDPGPDPEIMRVLQAVEQGVMDVEEAATMLE from the coding sequence ATGTCTCAGGCGAAGGGCGACCGCCGGGAACGCGAACTCGTCAACCTGCTCGACGAAGCCGGGTTCGCCGTCATGCGAGCGCCCGCCAGCGGCTCCGCGACCGAACGCGAACTGCCCGACGTGCTCGCCGGCGACGGCGAGACGTTCTACGCGATCGAGGCCAAATCGAGCGCCGGCAACCCCATCTACCTCACCGGCGAGGAGGTCGAAGCGCTCATCTACTTCGCGCAGAACTTCGGCGCGAAACCCCGTATCGGCGTCCGGTTCGACCGCGAGGACTGGTACTTCTTCCACCCCGGCGACCTCCACGTCACCGACGGCGGGAACTACCGCGTGAAAAAGGAGACCGCCGTCGCCGAGGGCACCGACTTCGACGAGTTCGTCGGCCGCTCACAGAAGGTCACCCTCGGGGAGGTCGGAGACGCCACTGACCCGGGACCGGATCCCGAAATCATGCGCGTCCTCCAGGCGGTCGAGCAGGGCGTGATGGACGTCGAGGAAGCGGCGACGATGCTCGAGTAA
- a CDS encoding cupin domain-containing protein: MQPVELDALDPVEFADGGRRRELSSVLGTTDLAINEYRIPPDGEFPGDLHAHLDQEEVFVVLSGVATFETLSGTVTVAEHEAMRFGRGTFQSGKNGGDAELVVLALGAPRETEDVRVPASCPDCGDEPLRLRTDGKEVAFECPNCGSTFDPDPCPGCGGEDLAFARGADTDGSIESAVVRCRGCEETLEEPPLSERWSSRPTRDDSHK; this comes from the coding sequence ATGCAACCCGTCGAGCTCGATGCCCTCGATCCCGTCGAGTTCGCCGACGGTGGTCGACGGCGGGAACTCTCGAGCGTGCTGGGAACGACGGACCTCGCAATCAACGAGTACCGGATCCCGCCGGACGGCGAGTTTCCAGGGGATTTGCACGCACACCTCGACCAGGAGGAGGTGTTCGTGGTTCTGTCGGGCGTCGCGACGTTCGAGACGCTGTCAGGCACGGTCACCGTTGCGGAACACGAGGCGATGCGATTCGGTCGCGGAACCTTTCAATCCGGCAAAAACGGTGGCGACGCGGAACTGGTGGTACTTGCACTCGGCGCACCACGGGAAACCGAGGACGTCCGGGTGCCAGCTTCCTGTCCGGATTGCGGCGACGAACCCCTGCGACTGCGAACCGACGGGAAGGAGGTCGCCTTCGAGTGTCCGAACTGCGGCAGTACGTTTGACCCCGACCCCTGCCCAGGCTGTGGGGGCGAGGACCTCGCGTTCGCTCGAGGGGCGGATACCGACGGCAGCATCGAGTCGGCGGTCGTTCGCTGTCGAGGCTGTGAGGAGACGCTCGAGGAACCGCCACTTTCCGAGCGATGGTCGTCCCGCCCAACCCGAGACGACAGCCATAAGTAG
- a CDS encoding acyl-CoA dehydrogenase family protein, whose translation MTITDDRIDYGALEEGRHVNYWTLDRTLQREVARIYTEDELEWARPRLESFGDLVGHTVADNADVIDDHGPELEPYDKHGEIQNRVRYPPEQLENERLVYESGIVADAFEAPPGRDEPMPLAYNLAMQYLLCYADVGFDCPVAMTAGAALVLEKFDDGSLESYYDGLTSRTYDDLIEGAMFLTEKQGGSDVGATETRAEWDDDAECYRLTGEKWFCSNVDAQGTLVLARIEGAPDGTSGLSLFLVPHELEGELNDQLYRRLKDKLGTIAVPTGEVEFRGAKAFLVGEPENGFRQMAEMLNLERLSNAAASCGLIGRALLESKVRAGNREAFGKPIDQHPLMRQDLVDMAVDHEAATAFTMEAARLFSIRERAERAARGDLEIPDDRLEELETEGEHAYRLMRLLIPIAKARTGRMAVGTASYAMEIQGGNGYVNDFVTNRLLRDAQVLPIWEGTENVLSLDVLRALDREAAHEPFLEVVEARLEAVSHPLIADSAEAIEREFQDLGTALATLATKDGEYAQLQAKELTHYVFDVFTAALLLGEAQRALEGQRDGCDGGEPDARLALVARRFVDRQFGTRAARGLTSGDRFALEHFDAVVGYEPVDPATLDRPETQ comes from the coding sequence ATGACGATCACGGACGACCGAATCGATTACGGCGCCCTCGAGGAGGGCCGTCACGTCAACTACTGGACCCTCGACCGAACGCTCCAGCGCGAGGTCGCCCGCATCTACACCGAGGACGAACTCGAGTGGGCCCGCCCGCGCCTCGAGTCCTTCGGCGACCTCGTCGGGCACACGGTCGCCGACAACGCGGACGTGATCGACGATCACGGCCCGGAACTCGAGCCCTACGACAAACACGGGGAGATTCAGAACCGGGTTCGCTACCCACCCGAACAGCTCGAGAACGAGCGACTGGTCTACGAGTCGGGAATCGTCGCCGACGCGTTCGAGGCCCCGCCTGGTCGCGACGAGCCGATGCCTCTAGCGTACAACCTCGCGATGCAGTACCTGCTCTGTTACGCCGACGTCGGTTTCGACTGCCCAGTCGCGATGACCGCCGGCGCCGCGCTGGTCCTCGAGAAGTTCGACGACGGAAGCCTCGAGTCTTACTACGACGGCCTGACGAGTCGCACATACGACGACTTGATCGAGGGGGCGATGTTCCTTACGGAGAAGCAGGGCGGCAGCGACGTCGGTGCCACCGAAACCCGCGCTGAGTGGGACGATGACGCTGAGTGCTACCGCCTCACCGGCGAGAAATGGTTCTGCTCGAACGTCGACGCCCAGGGGACGCTCGTGCTCGCCCGAATCGAAGGCGCCCCCGACGGCACGAGCGGGCTCTCGCTGTTTCTCGTTCCACACGAACTCGAGGGGGAGCTAAACGATCAGCTGTATCGCCGCCTGAAGGACAAACTGGGAACCATCGCGGTTCCAACGGGCGAAGTCGAGTTCCGGGGTGCGAAGGCATTTCTCGTCGGCGAACCAGAGAATGGGTTCCGGCAGATGGCCGAGATGCTCAACCTCGAGCGCCTCTCGAACGCCGCGGCGTCGTGCGGGCTCATTGGCCGGGCGCTGCTCGAGAGCAAGGTCAGGGCGGGGAATCGGGAAGCCTTCGGGAAACCGATCGACCAGCACCCGCTGATGCGCCAGGACCTGGTCGATATGGCCGTCGACCACGAGGCGGCGACGGCGTTCACGATGGAGGCCGCGCGGCTGTTCTCGATTCGGGAGCGGGCCGAGCGAGCGGCGCGTGGGGACCTCGAAATTCCGGACGACCGCCTCGAGGAACTCGAAACCGAAGGGGAACACGCCTACCGACTCATGCGACTCCTGATCCCCATCGCGAAAGCCCGGACGGGCCGGATGGCCGTCGGCACCGCCTCCTACGCGATGGAGATCCAGGGCGGCAACGGTTACGTGAACGACTTCGTGACCAACCGCCTGCTACGCGACGCCCAGGTGCTCCCCATCTGGGAGGGGACCGAGAACGTCCTCTCGCTCGACGTGCTCCGCGCGCTCGATCGCGAGGCCGCTCACGAACCGTTCCTCGAGGTCGTGGAGGCGCGGCTCGAGGCCGTTTCGCACCCGCTCATCGCTGATTCCGCCGAGGCGATCGAGAGGGAGTTTCAGGACCTCGGAACCGCCCTCGCCACGCTGGCGACGAAGGATGGCGAGTACGCCCAGCTCCAGGCCAAAGAACTGACTCACTACGTCTTCGACGTCTTCACCGCGGCGCTGTTGCTCGGGGAGGCTCAGCGTGCGCTCGAGGGCCAGCGTGATGGATGCGACGGCGGCGAGCCCGACGCCCGCCTCGCACTCGTCGCTCGGCGATTCGTCGACCGACAGTTCGGCACTCGGGCAGCCCGCGGGCTCACGAGCGGCGACCGGTTCGCGCTCGAGCACTTCGACGCCGTAGTTGGCTACGAACCGGTCGATCCGGCGACCCTCGATCGACCGGAAACCCAGTAA
- a CDS encoding SWIM zinc finger family protein has translation MNTVASPKASLPLPPRRHLDDRSVRARTDRMSVLSLGDGLYEVEAGSGATYLVDLEAGRCTCPDHVFRDARCKHVRRIAIEITEGRTPPPGQLAVPCFDCGDPTFVDEDGPEADGPAYCDEHAVYPGDRVRDRETGDRLTVVDVSDLRADAVHISAADTSVADYVTNRRYDPDVPVVGAVYPHATVARNGPVPESLRVYVFPRTRLEKV, from the coding sequence ATGAACACAGTCGCGTCACCGAAAGCATCGCTTCCCCTCCCGCCCCGCCGACACCTCGACGACCGGTCGGTCCGGGCGCGAACCGACCGCATGTCCGTGCTCTCGCTCGGCGACGGCCTCTACGAGGTCGAAGCCGGCAGCGGCGCAACCTACCTGGTCGACCTCGAGGCCGGCCGGTGTACCTGTCCCGACCACGTCTTCCGGGACGCCCGCTGTAAGCACGTTCGCCGAATCGCTATCGAGATCACCGAGGGACGGACGCCACCGCCGGGCCAGCTCGCTGTCCCCTGTTTCGACTGTGGCGACCCGACGTTCGTCGACGAGGACGGCCCGGAAGCCGACGGTCCGGCCTACTGCGACGAGCACGCCGTCTACCCAGGCGATCGCGTCCGCGATCGGGAAACCGGCGACCGCCTGACGGTCGTCGACGTCTCGGATCTCCGGGCCGACGCCGTCCACATCAGTGCCGCCGACACCTCCGTCGCCGACTACGTCACCAACAGGCGCTACGACCCCGACGTGCCGGTCGTCGGCGCGGTGTACCCCCACGCCACGGTCGCCCGAAACGGTCCCGTTCCCGAGTCGCTGCGGGTGTACGTCTTCCCGCGGACGCGCCTCGAGAAGGTCTGA